In Leptospira sp. WS58.C1, a single genomic region encodes these proteins:
- the hisD gene encoding histidinol dehydrogenase, whose translation MSIRIREVGLDFSLEPILQRAKQDLNDTLALVRPILDQVRVGGDKAVYELTQKFDGLKPEKLVYPVSEWKGKADPELVSALEKAKENIETFHKAQIPADLDVNVSGNTLGIRYTPIESVTVYAPGGKALYPSTILMGVIPAKIAGVKHIQIVTPPQKEGIPDGLYAAAKIAGADAIVTVGGAQGIAAASYGTETIPRSEFVIGPGNKYVTAAKVLLSGQGVIGIDSPAGPSEVLVIADIFANPNWVAADLLSQAEHGEDSAAILCTDSMEFAKKVSEEIDKALKERPKRESIKRASIENESWILVFSNLEECVNFSNLYAPEHLEIQTRNYRELFKKVKHAGSVFLGPYSPVAMGDYISGTNHILPTAGGSRIFSSLGVLTFLKRVTYQEVTRDSLESLYPYVKALSEFEGLDEEHGNSVKVRLSQNGKP comes from the coding sequence ATGAGCATTCGTATCAGGGAAGTAGGGTTGGATTTTTCCTTAGAACCCATTCTCCAGAGAGCAAAGCAGGACTTAAACGATACTTTGGCCCTGGTACGTCCCATTTTGGATCAGGTGAGAGTGGGCGGGGATAAGGCAGTCTATGAGCTCACCCAAAAATTCGACGGGTTAAAACCTGAAAAATTGGTATATCCTGTTTCAGAATGGAAAGGAAAAGCGGACCCGGAGTTGGTTTCCGCATTGGAAAAAGCTAAGGAGAATATTGAAACATTCCATAAGGCCCAAATACCTGCCGACCTGGATGTGAATGTCTCCGGAAATACATTAGGAATTCGTTATACTCCAATCGAGTCGGTGACCGTATACGCTCCCGGTGGAAAAGCATTATATCCTTCCACCATTCTGATGGGAGTCATCCCTGCAAAGATCGCCGGTGTAAAACATATTCAGATCGTCACACCTCCCCAAAAAGAAGGGATTCCGGACGGATTGTATGCTGCCGCTAAAATTGCCGGTGCCGACGCGATCGTAACCGTAGGCGGCGCCCAAGGAATTGCAGCCGCCTCGTACGGGACCGAAACCATTCCTCGTTCCGAATTTGTGATCGGGCCTGGCAACAAATATGTGACCGCTGCTAAAGTTCTGTTGAGCGGACAAGGTGTGATTGGGATCGATAGTCCTGCAGGTCCGAGTGAAGTTCTTGTGATCGCGGATATTTTCGCAAATCCGAATTGGGTAGCGGCAGATCTACTATCCCAAGCAGAACATGGAGAAGATTCGGCGGCTATACTATGTACCGATTCCATGGAATTTGCCAAAAAAGTTTCGGAAGAAATCGATAAGGCATTAAAAGAAAGACCGAAAAGGGAATCTATCAAAAGAGCCTCTATAGAGAACGAAAGTTGGATATTAGTTTTTTCGAATTTAGAGGAATGTGTAAACTTCTCCAATTTATATGCTCCGGAACATTTGGAGATCCAAACCAGAAATTATCGGGAATTATTCAAAAAGGTCAAACATGCCGGTTCCGTCTTCTTGGGCCCTTATTCTCCTGTGGCTATGGGGGATTATATCAGCGGCACAAATCATATCCTTCCGACGGCAGGGGGGAGTAGGATCTTTTCTTCCTTAGGAGTTCTTACGTTTTTAAAAAGAGTGACCTATCAGGAAGTGACTAGGGACTCTTTGGAAAGTTTATATCCGTATGTAAAAGCCCTCTCCGAATTCGAAGGTTTGGATGAGGAACATGGAAATTCAGTGAAGGTAAGACTTTCTCAAAACGGCAAACCATGA
- the panC gene encoding pantoate--beta-alanine ligase: MIVSKDPNEVRDQILSWKSEKLSVGYAPTMGFLHEGHANLFVRSSGENSKTVVSIFVNPAQFNDPEDYVKYPVNTEGDLEICKSSGVDLVYLPDKDTMYPGGIPKVELRIPHLMKNLDATTRPGHFEGVLLVLSRLFHTIPADRSYFGKKDYQQYLIVKDFVKALGFPMEIIGVDTVRSAEGLALSSRNARLIDSEKEEALLLIRALRLGESLIKQGEKDPSEVLTVMRDVLDSSSKIQTDYLEVLDANTLEELPILKGEVLLAVAAFLGQVRLIDNLTVKVS; encoded by the coding sequence ATGATCGTATCCAAAGATCCAAACGAGGTCAGAGACCAAATACTCTCCTGGAAGTCCGAAAAACTTTCCGTGGGTTATGCTCCTACCATGGGTTTTTTACATGAGGGGCATGCGAATCTATTCGTCCGCTCTTCCGGCGAAAATTCCAAAACAGTCGTTTCTATTTTTGTAAATCCCGCACAATTTAACGATCCGGAAGATTATGTAAAATATCCGGTCAATACCGAAGGTGATTTAGAAATTTGTAAATCATCCGGAGTCGATCTTGTTTATTTGCCGGACAAGGATACCATGTATCCGGGCGGAATTCCGAAAGTCGAATTACGCATTCCTCATTTGATGAAAAATCTGGATGCGACAACTCGACCCGGTCATTTTGAAGGTGTACTTCTGGTACTTTCCCGTTTATTCCATACAATTCCTGCGGATCGTTCTTATTTCGGTAAGAAGGACTACCAGCAATATTTGATCGTAAAAGATTTTGTAAAAGCCCTCGGTTTTCCAATGGAGATTATTGGAGTGGATACGGTTCGCTCTGCGGAAGGTTTGGCATTAAGTTCTAGAAATGCACGTTTGATCGATTCGGAAAAAGAAGAAGCGTTATTACTCATCCGCGCATTACGTTTGGGAGAGAGCCTGATCAAACAGGGAGAAAAAGATCCTTCCGAAGTTCTGACTGTTATGAGGGATGTTCTGGATTCTTCTTCTAAAATACAAACGGATTATTTGGAAGTTTTGGACGCAAATACATTAGAAGAACTTCCTATTCTAAAAGGGGAAGTGCTTCTTGCCGTTGCCGCCTTTTTGGGTCAGGTTAGATTGATCGATAATTTAACCGTTAAGGTATCTTAA
- the mfd gene encoding transcription-repair coupling factor produces MAKSVSIQGDWKKSLEDLFSSAKENIKVSSVPGSVHSLLSSVIFQSQKNSKIVISPTNTESEFLFRESLSYLEPDQVCYLPGQEVLPYEYMRYPQEMKRERIQALARILSGEKVLVFTSVSGFLKTLPEASALKERSLSVKINQEIEPENLMRELVRLGYHRVDMCQAFGEFSLKGGILDVFSSFSADPIRIDFFGDEVESIRTFDPETQRSLENLEEAFLLPADEFILTDSQKEQYRNLITNADKSLHLPEIPDDSGGTYYEELIPMVRENKGILSFFKSKPGLIFPDPNGVKERYSHLLREYDALYEKRSKEILCAPPSFLLRDKEESELLENVSGIKFTQLPPGKPEDLVCPLHQAPSFKGKIREVREKIGELKTEGGWRIILTSSFEAQTQRLLGLFESEGIRLLNPEATEPEPILLPNKSKEEVYLAVSEIRNGFVWEEEKLLFLSENDVFGREYKRKTRFKKQSSKAIQSFLDLKEGDFVVHVNHGVGKFLKIERVNAGGKERDFLKLEYYGGDTLFVPLDQISLVQRFVGGTERPRLDSLGKSTWKKTKDRVQKAVEGLAEDLVHMYSNRIKLQGYAFPPDTIYQEEFEAEFEYEETPDQIEAIEAVKKDLESARPMDRLICGDVGYGKTEVAIRAAFKVAMAGKQILMLAPTTILALQHYNNMKKRFENYPITVELVSRLRTAAETRDVLKRFSSGKVDMLIGTHAVLANSVQPKNLGLLIIDEEQRFGVNHKESIKKIKNLVDVLTLTATPIPRTLHMALTGIRELSIIATPPKNRQSVETYVIEEDEDVLRDAIRTELAREGQVFYLYNRVESIEQETKKLNEIVPEASIGVLHGQMTEDEIEETLVDFYARKFDILVTTTIIESGIDIPNVNTLIVKRADLFGLSQLYQIRGRVGRSDRKAFAYLLLPKDRVVTEDAEKRLNTIYEYQELGSGFKVAMRDLEIRGAGNLLGKEQSGDIMEVGFDLYVQMLEEAIARIKGEEVKIEVRTAINLDSNFFIPESYIPDTRQKIEFYKRFEGARDLDEIEEVTREMTDRFGEPPEEAKTFLMLEKIRTLASVLGFESVSELGEEIRLKLGTHFLGSYDKIVNLISARMGLTMNPREPNVLIYVPGKANQKDKLVKLVYFLTEMLPDKK; encoded by the coding sequence ATGGCTAAATCGGTTTCCATTCAGGGCGATTGGAAAAAATCTTTGGAAGATCTTTTTTCTTCCGCAAAGGAGAATATTAAAGTTTCTTCCGTTCCTGGTTCGGTGCATTCTCTTCTTTCTTCCGTTATTTTCCAGTCTCAAAAGAATTCTAAGATCGTAATCTCTCCTACAAATACCGAATCCGAGTTTTTATTTAGAGAAAGTTTAAGTTATCTAGAGCCGGATCAGGTTTGTTATCTTCCGGGCCAGGAAGTTTTACCTTACGAATACATGCGTTATCCTCAGGAAATGAAAAGAGAGAGGATACAGGCTCTCGCTCGTATATTGTCGGGGGAAAAAGTTTTAGTATTCACGTCCGTTTCCGGTTTTTTAAAAACTCTTCCGGAAGCTTCCGCTCTGAAAGAAAGATCCTTGTCGGTAAAAATAAACCAAGAGATCGAACCCGAAAACTTAATGAGAGAACTTGTCCGTTTAGGCTATCATCGAGTGGACATGTGCCAGGCATTCGGCGAGTTCAGTTTGAAGGGCGGGATCCTGGATGTGTTTTCCTCCTTTTCCGCGGATCCGATCCGGATCGATTTTTTCGGGGACGAGGTGGAATCCATTCGCACATTCGATCCGGAAACGCAAAGGTCGTTGGAAAATTTGGAAGAGGCGTTTTTACTTCCTGCAGACGAGTTTATTCTAACGGATTCCCAAAAAGAACAATATCGAAATCTTATTACGAATGCGGATAAGTCTTTGCATTTACCTGAGATCCCGGACGATTCAGGCGGGACCTATTACGAGGAACTTATTCCTATGGTCCGGGAGAATAAGGGAATATTATCTTTTTTTAAATCAAAACCCGGATTGATCTTTCCCGATCCGAACGGAGTAAAAGAAAGATATTCCCATCTTTTGAGAGAATACGATGCACTTTACGAAAAAAGAAGTAAAGAGATCTTATGTGCTCCTCCTTCTTTTCTTTTAAGAGATAAGGAAGAATCCGAACTTTTAGAAAATGTAAGCGGTATTAAATTTACTCAACTTCCACCAGGTAAACCGGAAGATCTGGTTTGTCCTTTACATCAGGCACCTTCTTTTAAGGGGAAGATCAGAGAGGTCCGGGAAAAAATCGGGGAATTAAAAACGGAAGGCGGGTGGAGGATCATTCTTACTTCTTCATTCGAGGCCCAAACACAAAGACTTTTAGGACTTTTTGAATCGGAAGGAATTCGTTTATTAAATCCGGAAGCAACCGAGCCCGAGCCGATCCTTCTTCCTAATAAATCCAAGGAAGAAGTCTATCTTGCAGTTTCCGAAATACGGAACGGTTTTGTATGGGAAGAGGAGAAACTTCTGTTCTTATCGGAGAACGACGTATTCGGTAGGGAATACAAACGTAAGACAAGATTCAAAAAACAAAGTAGCAAGGCCATCCAAAGTTTCCTGGATCTGAAGGAAGGGGACTTCGTGGTGCATGTAAATCATGGAGTCGGAAAATTCCTCAAAATAGAAAGGGTCAATGCCGGCGGAAAAGAGAGGGATTTTTTAAAATTAGAATATTACGGCGGTGACACGTTATTCGTTCCTTTGGACCAGATCTCTCTCGTCCAAAGATTCGTAGGCGGAACCGAAAGGCCAAGACTAGATAGTTTAGGGAAAAGCACCTGGAAAAAAACAAAAGATCGTGTTCAAAAAGCGGTCGAGGGTCTCGCGGAAGATCTGGTTCATATGTATTCCAACAGGATCAAACTTCAGGGATATGCTTTCCCTCCGGATACGATCTACCAGGAGGAGTTCGAAGCGGAATTCGAATACGAGGAAACTCCGGATCAAATAGAAGCGATAGAAGCCGTTAAAAAAGATCTAGAGTCCGCAAGACCTATGGATCGATTGATCTGCGGAGATGTGGGTTACGGAAAAACGGAAGTTGCCATCCGGGCGGCATTCAAGGTGGCAATGGCAGGCAAACAGATCCTGATGCTTGCACCTACCACGATCCTCGCTTTACAACATTATAATAATATGAAGAAAAGATTCGAGAACTATCCGATCACTGTGGAATTAGTCTCTCGGCTTAGGACTGCTGCGGAAACTCGTGATGTTCTGAAACGTTTTTCCTCCGGAAAAGTGGATATGCTGATAGGAACCCATGCGGTCCTTGCAAATTCCGTCCAACCTAAAAATCTGGGACTTCTAATCATAGACGAAGAACAAAGGTTCGGAGTGAACCATAAGGAATCCATTAAGAAAATTAAAAATCTTGTGGATGTTCTGACCTTGACCGCGACTCCGATACCCCGAACTCTTCATATGGCTTTAACCGGGATCCGGGAACTTTCTATCATAGCGACCCCTCCTAAAAACAGACAAAGTGTGGAAACCTATGTGATCGAAGAGGACGAGGATGTCTTAAGAGATGCGATCCGCACGGAACTTGCCAGAGAGGGACAAGTATTCTATCTTTATAATAGAGTAGAATCCATCGAACAAGAGACTAAAAAATTAAACGAGATCGTGCCGGAGGCTTCCATCGGGGTGCTTCACGGACAAATGACCGAGGATGAGATCGAAGAAACTCTCGTGGATTTTTACGCTCGTAAATTCGATATTTTGGTCACAACTACCATTATTGAATCCGGAATAGATATCCCGAATGTGAATACTCTGATCGTAAAAAGAGCGGATCTGTTCGGACTTTCCCAATTGTATCAGATCCGAGGCAGAGTGGGAAGAAGCGACAGAAAAGCATTCGCCTACCTTCTTCTTCCTAAGGATAGAGTGGTGACGGAAGATGCGGAAAAACGTCTGAACACGATCTACGAATACCAAGAACTCGGTTCCGGATTCAAGGTCGCAATGAGAGACTTGGAGATCCGAGGTGCGGGAAACCTTTTAGGCAAAGAACAGTCCGGCGATATTATGGAAGTGGGCTTCGATCTGTATGTGCAGATGTTGGAAGAAGCAATTGCGAGGATCAAAGGAGAAGAAGTTAAGATCGAAGTGCGGACCGCTATCAATTTGGATTCCAACTTCTTCATTCCTGAGTCGTACATTCCGGACACAAGACAGAAAATAGAATTTTATAAACGATTTGAAGGCGCAAGAGATCTGGATGAAATTGAAGAAGTCACCAGGGAAATGACCGACCGTTTCGGTGAACCTCCGGAAGAGGCAAAAACTTTTCTTATGTTGGAAAAAATCCGTACCCTCGCTTCGGTTTTAGGTTTCGAATCCGTATCCGAGTTAGGGGAGGAAATCCGCCTAAAATTAGGAACACATTTCCTCGGCAGTTATGACAAAATCGTAAACTTGATTTCCGCGCGGATGGGTCTTACTATGAATCCTAGAGAACCGAATGTTCTTATATATGTTCCCGGGAAAGCCAACCAAAAGGACAAACTTGTGAAACTTGTTTACTTCTTAACGGAAATGTTGCCAGACAAAAAGTAA
- a CDS encoding lipoprotein LipL31, translating into MKRLYFSLTLLLSFFSFAYCGDGTPVIESIDGNKITTAGFESAFDTALDTLSRTQNIEKKNVIKFLTEEESKVPQSFLQLRNEFRKRKFFDRYHEMMVVKAAADKSGFSKRSDIKEILKFQEMQLIYGMYIAEQIESRIKITEQELNEGCQELRAKYKQAESLTLEQCYDAARAQIKGRKSEEVYKSVLDRIKETVAIKHNDKFDLEKYLDKEFSFPELNKEEGSKAEETKAPEASNPTPAPESTK; encoded by the coding sequence ATGAAACGGCTATATTTCTCCCTCACTTTACTCTTATCTTTTTTCTCTTTCGCATATTGCGGGGACGGGACTCCTGTCATCGAGTCCATCGACGGTAATAAGATCACTACTGCAGGTTTTGAAAGCGCTTTTGACACCGCATTGGATACTTTAAGCCGCACTCAAAATATCGAAAAAAAGAACGTAATCAAATTTTTGACCGAAGAAGAAAGTAAAGTTCCACAAAGCTTTCTGCAGCTTAGGAACGAGTTCAGAAAAAGAAAGTTTTTCGATCGTTATCACGAGATGATGGTAGTAAAAGCCGCCGCAGACAAAAGTGGTTTCAGCAAAAGATCCGATATTAAAGAAATCTTAAAGTTCCAAGAGATGCAGTTGATCTACGGAATGTATATAGCCGAGCAGATCGAGTCCAGAATTAAGATCACCGAGCAGGAATTGAACGAAGGTTGCCAAGAACTTCGTGCTAAATACAAACAAGCAGAGTCCTTAACTTTGGAACAATGTTACGATGCTGCAAGAGCTCAGATCAAGGGAAGAAAATCCGAAGAAGTTTACAAGTCCGTTCTGGATAGAATTAAGGAAACTGTCGCGATCAAACATAACGATAAGTTCGATCTGGAAAAATATCTGGATAAAGAGTTCAGCTTTCCTGAACTGAACAAGGAAGAAGGTTCTAAGGCTGAGGAGACCAAGGCACCGGAGGCTAGTAATCCTACGCCGGCGCCGGAATCTACTAAGTAA
- a CDS encoding undecaprenyl-diphosphate phosphatase, translating to MNSYLNAIFRSVIEAITEFLPVSSTGHLFLFSNFYPFSEGADFDDLFDIFIQSGAILSVLVIYRVKFLEQGRLAVRYLLRKEDNKEGFLFLTKVTIGFLPIMAAGFLFRGFLDKIKGREDILAILGWAWFIGGILILASEFWFKKREKIKTSEPIGIQDAVVIGIFQCLALIPGVSRSGATIVTARFLGKDTRSSAEFSFFVAVPVLFLAGAYKLFKHRAVLNWENLPILSLGFVLSFLLCFLVIKWFLRYLRTHSFNGFGWYRILLGISVLTFYKIVMQG from the coding sequence TTGAATTCATATCTAAACGCAATCTTCCGTAGCGTAATTGAAGCGATTACGGAATTTTTACCGGTGTCCTCCACAGGGCACCTTTTCTTATTCTCGAACTTCTATCCTTTTTCGGAGGGAGCGGATTTCGACGACTTATTCGATATATTCATCCAGAGTGGTGCTATCCTTTCGGTTCTTGTTATATACCGTGTGAAGTTTTTAGAACAGGGAAGATTGGCAGTACGTTACCTTCTCCGCAAAGAAGATAACAAGGAAGGATTCCTTTTTTTAACCAAAGTTACGATCGGATTTTTACCGATTATGGCTGCGGGATTCTTGTTCAGAGGGTTTTTGGATAAGATTAAGGGTAGAGAAGACATCTTGGCGATTTTAGGATGGGCTTGGTTTATAGGAGGAATCCTGATCTTAGCCTCAGAGTTTTGGTTCAAAAAAAGAGAAAAGATAAAAACAAGCGAGCCTATCGGGATACAGGACGCAGTAGTGATCGGTATCTTCCAATGTTTAGCTTTGATACCGGGTGTTTCTAGATCCGGAGCGACTATCGTTACCGCCAGATTTTTAGGAAAGGATACCAGAAGTTCCGCGGAGTTTTCCTTCTTCGTAGCGGTTCCGGTTTTGTTCTTAGCGGGTGCCTATAAATTATTCAAACATAGGGCGGTGTTAAATTGGGAGAATCTCCCGATCCTAAGCTTGGGTTTTGTTCTTTCCTTCCTACTTTGTTTTTTAGTGATCAAATGGTTTTTAAGATATTTGCGGACTCATTCCTTTAACGGGTTCGGTTGGTATCGGATACTTCTTGGGATCTCAGTGCTTACCTTCTATAAAATAGTGATGCAGGGCTGA
- a CDS encoding LPS-assembly protein LptD has product MRPWIRNCLFLLFLPNLIWGQPVDLGPRGQAGDTNSEDDTQRSVVKTRNRLLNRSIEVLSEREVDEQLENLGLSREGSIYTRRKRLKAALGEKEDNKPDFSALAGTAKKDLPMVIENAAEGELMRVDQTKGGVLVLRGRVRIKLKSGSLEAETISVDSDRQEVYAEGGIKYEDGRAKITGDKFIYDYRLDKGVVYNTKGTVAPAYFFGEKVKKLDDKRYMLEMGYFTSCNAEKPHYSFKVDKVVLYQDRTVIGTNVKFQVGGTTVFWLPFFYNNNLGNGWTTQAGKNNTQGLFIQNSLQWSTIPTWSWTPMGYKFRADFYEKTGQAFQMEMWKQSTHLNYLIDIGYANHKAYQITSGFEDRFANYGLGTSAVTNQVDKGNYWGTNIPNIGEDKDPWWKGRIFLNSKMNNTEKDVTRNLSVQYENFTNRLFEYEYGNRYQPSNSLQSLYTFRDVRYGYIRNNLEWKLDYTENRGDLSVNINMKRNMLFYNLSPLNKSGYFPTVDVLPSVTIKNSSEITRLPYFETPVYWDVYLTNTLMRFYGVPTQEKLKIPTSDGNYENPNGDYRENLLRTQNYLQGETGFRTSMNFGSYVSLAPSVYYGAKKQSAQLPAGNTDTVSTNFTSLERSLARDSYQYFRTNTNLRIGAPILFFNTTYRKLEAEKPDLQDPILMKNRQHEMEFSLESYALENFEISLRTIRDLRTFSDEYQPQPTSQERWYYTVFRFAGYIDFLEGFSKRKRTLLERKRSFYTGLFFNNDFVYHTPLHRPLSNNFTLSYKMGGFRLPFLRYIRELEVGGTWYHIYYASMMDNYRIYAKASIDITREFGFEAEIDSRVTEPWRYTNQTDNYYYQRYILNTDPTSPFTSMNMNPTNLGQDIINGSGINGTQARQTTAMNVNRAMAVLKYNLHTMNFRLGLSSDLRSVPGGTTGASQVTFYDQSIFFSISLTDFSLGQEDSSQLSRIRLFRFRKRPFRAGYTEGVESE; this is encoded by the coding sequence ATGCGCCCCTGGATCCGAAATTGTCTATTTTTACTTTTTTTGCCTAACCTAATATGGGGGCAACCGGTCGACCTAGGCCCTAGGGGGCAGGCGGGTGATACGAACTCGGAAGACGATACCCAAAGATCAGTCGTTAAGACTAGAAACCGCCTTTTAAATAGATCCATCGAAGTCCTAAGTGAAAGGGAAGTCGACGAGCAGTTGGAAAACCTAGGTCTTTCCAGGGAAGGTTCGATCTATACCAGACGTAAAAGATTAAAAGCCGCTTTAGGGGAAAAGGAAGACAATAAGCCCGATTTTTCCGCGTTAGCCGGAACTGCTAAAAAAGATCTACCTATGGTAATCGAAAACGCCGCAGAAGGCGAACTTATGCGAGTGGATCAGACCAAGGGCGGGGTTTTGGTCTTACGAGGTCGGGTTCGTATTAAATTGAAGAGCGGAAGTTTGGAAGCGGAGACAATTTCCGTGGATTCGGACCGCCAAGAGGTCTATGCGGAAGGCGGGATCAAATACGAGGATGGAAGGGCAAAGATCACCGGAGATAAATTCATTTATGACTATAGATTGGATAAGGGTGTGGTCTATAATACCAAAGGAACGGTTGCTCCCGCCTACTTTTTCGGGGAGAAGGTAAAAAAATTAGATGATAAACGTTACATGTTGGAAATGGGATACTTCACATCATGTAACGCGGAGAAGCCTCATTATTCTTTTAAAGTGGATAAGGTGGTGCTATACCAGGATCGGACGGTTATAGGAACTAACGTTAAATTCCAAGTCGGAGGTACTACTGTATTCTGGCTTCCATTCTTCTATAATAATAATTTAGGCAACGGTTGGACTACTCAAGCGGGTAAAAATAATACCCAAGGATTATTCATTCAGAACTCTTTACAATGGTCTACGATCCCAACTTGGTCCTGGACTCCTATGGGATATAAATTCCGAGCGGACTTTTATGAAAAAACGGGGCAAGCCTTTCAAATGGAGATGTGGAAGCAAAGCACACATCTCAACTATTTAATAGATATCGGTTATGCAAACCATAAAGCTTACCAGATCACTTCCGGTTTCGAGGATAGATTTGCCAATTACGGTCTCGGCACAAGCGCAGTCACAAACCAGGTGGATAAGGGGAATTATTGGGGAACCAATATCCCGAATATAGGAGAAGATAAAGATCCATGGTGGAAGGGTCGAATATTCTTAAATTCTAAAATGAATAACACGGAGAAGGACGTTACTAGAAACTTATCCGTTCAATATGAGAATTTTACGAACCGTTTATTCGAATACGAATACGGAAATAGATACCAGCCAAGCAATAGTTTGCAGTCATTGTATACTTTTCGAGACGTTCGTTACGGTTATATTCGCAATAATTTGGAATGGAAATTGGACTATACCGAGAATAGGGGAGATCTTTCGGTAAATATCAATATGAAGAGAAATATGCTCTTCTATAACCTTTCTCCTTTGAACAAATCCGGCTATTTTCCTACGGTGGACGTTCTTCCATCCGTTACGATCAAGAATAGTTCCGAGATTACAAGGCTTCCTTATTTTGAGACTCCCGTGTATTGGGATGTGTATTTAACGAATACATTGATGAGATTTTACGGAGTTCCGACGCAGGAAAAATTGAAGATTCCTACTTCCGATGGAAATTACGAAAATCCGAACGGAGATTATAGGGAAAATCTTCTCAGGACCCAGAACTATTTACAGGGGGAAACCGGTTTTAGGACGTCTATGAACTTTGGAAGTTATGTGTCCTTGGCCCCGAGTGTTTATTATGGAGCTAAAAAACAATCCGCTCAGTTGCCGGCGGGAAATACCGATACCGTTTCCACGAATTTTACTTCCTTGGAAAGAAGTTTAGCCAGGGACAGTTACCAATATTTCAGGACAAATACCAATCTAAGAATCGGTGCTCCGATCCTATTCTTTAATACTACGTATCGTAAGTTAGAAGCGGAGAAGCCGGACTTACAAGATCCAATTCTCATGAAAAACCGACAACATGAGATGGAATTTTCTTTAGAAAGTTATGCTTTGGAAAATTTTGAAATCTCTCTAAGGACGATAAGAGACCTTCGGACATTTTCGGACGAATACCAACCTCAGCCTACAAGTCAGGAAAGGTGGTATTATACCGTTTTTCGTTTTGCAGGATACATCGATTTCTTGGAAGGATTCAGCAAAAGAAAGAGAACTCTTTTGGAAAGAAAAAGAAGTTTTTACACCGGCTTGTTCTTTAATAACGATTTTGTGTATCATACTCCTTTGCATCGTCCTTTGTCCAATAATTTCACTCTTTCTTATAAGATGGGGGGATTTCGCCTTCCTTTCCTAAGATATATCCGTGAATTGGAAGTAGGTGGGACATGGTACCATATCTATTACGCTTCTATGATGGATAATTATAGGATCTACGCCAAGGCAAGTATAGATATTACTAGAGAATTCGGGTTTGAGGCGGAGATAGATTCTAGAGTCACGGAACCTTGGAGATATACAAATCAAACCGATAATTATTATTATCAACGATATATTTTGAATACTGACCCTACTTCGCCGTTCACTTCTATGAATATGAATCCTACAAATTTAGGTCAGGATATTATCAACGGTTCCGGAATAAACGGTACCCAAGCGAGACAAACAACCGCTATGAACGTCAATCGTGCGATGGCAGTCTTAAAATACAATCTGCATACAATGAATTTTAGATTGGGTCTAAGTAGTGATCTAAGGTCCGTGCCTGGCGGTACAACCGGAGCGAGTCAGGTGACTTTCTATGATCAATCCATATTTTTTTCCATATCTTTAACGGATTTCAGTTTGGGTCAGGAAGATTCTTCCCAGCTTTCCAGAATACGTCTATTCAGGTTTAGAAAACGTCCGTTTAGGGCAGGTTATACGGAAGGAGTCGAGTCGGAATAA